The proteins below are encoded in one region of Paenibacillus sp. YYML68:
- a CDS encoding carbohydrate ABC transporter permease yields the protein MIVRIQRIVGYIILVAAAAAILYPLLYAFTAAMMTEAESITYPPRFIPSSLYLQNFLEVGALIPVGRFIVNSFIVSIAIMAGQLLTSSLAAYAFAYLRFGGKALLFTLFLSTMMIPWEVTIIPNYLTIKGWDWLDTYKALIVPFLASAFGTFLLRQWFLQLPRELFEAAKIDGCGHLRIFAGLVLPLSKPALATLGVYSFLNHWNMYLWPLLVTNSEDRRTVQIGVSMLQFEEMTAWNLVLAGVVLVLLPSLLLLALGLKQLVGGMTAGALKG from the coding sequence ATGATTGTGCGAATTCAGCGCATCGTCGGCTATATCATCCTGGTCGCAGCCGCTGCTGCTATCTTATACCCGCTGCTGTACGCGTTCACGGCAGCCATGATGACCGAGGCAGAATCCATTACGTATCCACCGAGATTTATACCAAGCAGTCTGTATCTGCAAAACTTCCTTGAGGTCGGCGCTCTGATCCCTGTTGGACGGTTTATCGTGAACAGCTTCATCGTATCGATTGCGATTATGGCCGGGCAGCTGCTGACCTCCAGCCTTGCCGCTTACGCCTTCGCATACTTACGCTTCGGGGGTAAGGCACTGCTGTTCACCTTATTCCTGTCGACGATGATGATTCCTTGGGAGGTGACGATCATTCCCAACTACTTGACGATCAAGGGCTGGGACTGGCTCGACACGTACAAGGCGCTCATCGTTCCGTTCTTGGCCTCGGCCTTCGGCACGTTCTTGCTCAGACAGTGGTTCCTGCAGCTTCCCCGCGAGCTGTTCGAGGCAGCGAAGATCGACGGCTGCGGCCACCTGCGCATCTTCGCCGGTCTTGTACTACCGCTCTCTAAGCCAGCACTTGCGACGCTCGGCGTCTATTCGTTCCTGAATCATTGGAACATGTACCTGTGGCCGCTGCTCGTCACGAATAGTGAGGACCGTCGCACCGTACAGATCGGCGTCAGCATGCTGCAATTCGAGGAGATGACCGCATGGAATCTCGTGTTAGCCGGCGTCGTCCTTGTGCTGCTCCCATCGCTGCTATTGCTCGCGCTCGGCTTGAAGCAGCTTGTCGGCGGCATGACTGCCGGTGCATTGAAGGGCTGA
- a CDS encoding carbohydrate ABC transporter permease, producing the protein MSYLDPNTALKRPVANARQGRAARTQSLRSLKHKEALLAYLFLAPSLVLFTIFLFYPLVKSVYLSLHLTDPRGRIAAYAGLDNFKELFASDLFYQSLGVTLGFTALTVPTGIALALLLAALTHQKLRGMKTFRFIFSLPLAISVGTGSVIWMMLFHPSLGTLNYMLTRIGMEPVQWLTDPAWALISISIMTIWMNLGFNYIVLLSGIQGVPEEIYDSAKIDGSGPLRTFFGITLPLISPTLFFTAVVSIIGAFQSFGPIHILTKGGPANSTNVIVFNIYRDAFVNYNFGIGSAQALVLFVIILLLTLIQFRFFERKVHYQ; encoded by the coding sequence ATGTCATATCTGGATCCGAACACCGCTCTCAAGCGTCCCGTAGCGAACGCACGTCAAGGCCGTGCAGCTCGCACGCAATCGCTTCGCTCCTTGAAGCATAAGGAAGCGTTACTCGCCTATTTATTTCTAGCCCCATCCCTTGTGCTGTTTACGATCTTTCTTTTTTATCCACTTGTGAAATCGGTTTATTTAAGCCTTCACTTAACTGATCCGCGCGGCCGAATCGCTGCCTATGCAGGTCTCGACAACTTCAAGGAGCTGTTCGCCTCCGACCTGTTCTACCAGAGCCTTGGCGTCACGCTGGGCTTCACCGCCCTTACAGTGCCAACTGGCATTGCATTAGCGCTGCTGCTCGCTGCACTCACGCATCAGAAGCTCAGAGGGATGAAGACGTTTCGCTTCATTTTCTCCCTGCCGCTCGCGATATCGGTCGGTACAGGCTCTGTCATCTGGATGATGCTATTCCATCCGTCGCTCGGTACGCTCAACTACATGCTGACCCGTATCGGCATGGAGCCGGTACAATGGCTGACGGACCCCGCATGGGCGCTCATCTCGATCTCGATCATGACGATCTGGATGAATCTTGGCTTCAACTACATCGTCCTATTAAGCGGAATTCAAGGCGTACCGGAGGAAATCTACGACAGCGCGAAGATCGACGGCTCCGGCCCGCTTCGCACGTTCTTCGGCATTACGCTGCCGCTGATCTCGCCGACTCTTTTCTTCACAGCGGTGGTCTCGATCATCGGGGCGTTCCAATCGTTCGGACCCATCCATATCCTGACCAAGGGCGGTCCTGCGAACAGCACCAACGTAATCGTATTCAATATTTACCGCGATGCGTTCGTGAATTATAACTTCGGGATCGGCAGCGCCCAAGCGCTCGTCCTGTTCGTCATCATCCTCCTATTAACACTTATTCAATTCCGCTTCTTCGAGAGGAAGGTGCATTACCAATGA
- a CDS encoding ATPase, T2SS/T4P/T4SS family, producing MQAEQAQHIAHPPRIRFDASRYAKDLVQAGTPFIRRRNGGGGGQAGPLSSTREERSMSLADASMLIYEHLTERSKTDQPLYDDIVQAGLGEPLAQRRMKAVIDMLLIEYRIHVDAGTLIPSLTPTESIFAETCGAGLIEDLYRLPDVEEVQVIGHHIYLLKGGQMERHERVFASCEAVLRLQDRLALCGKKPINERHPFVQSYMWNRSRLVMTRPPYSDVPSIHIRNFIVKDVTLEQLVELGTLNTRMAQLLRLLVRHHASILIGGGTATGKTTFLFALANEIPEHERIRTLEKEFEVALRERLRGTRNILAVREVEDMKLTMEEAFKPLLVMSPHWVIVGEAKGAEVSQMVQGALRGHDMMGTMHTKYRESFISDVVDMIKQDGRHHDTADTICRVARAFNIIVFLRIVQVDGKPRRIVTEITELYVDREGAVQIKPLVEWSYMKQCWQFTEHRFSHSLTGHLLANGAQAADFEELGVWERCREL from the coding sequence ATGCAGGCTGAACAAGCGCAGCATATCGCGCATCCTCCACGCATTCGCTTCGACGCGAGTCGGTATGCCAAGGATTTGGTGCAGGCGGGGACACCGTTCATCCGCAGGCGGAACGGAGGAGGTGGCGGACAGGCAGGTCCGCTCAGCAGCACAAGAGAAGAGCGAAGCATGAGCTTAGCCGACGCTTCGATGCTCATCTATGAGCATTTGACCGAACGGTCGAAGACGGATCAGCCCTTGTACGACGATATCGTCCAAGCCGGACTCGGCGAGCCGCTTGCTCAGCGGCGTATGAAGGCTGTGATCGACATGCTGCTCATTGAATATCGCATTCATGTCGATGCAGGTACGCTCATTCCGTCGCTGACGCCGACGGAGAGCATTTTCGCCGAGACGTGCGGGGCTGGGCTCATTGAGGATCTGTACCGTCTGCCCGATGTCGAGGAGGTGCAGGTGATCGGTCACCATATTTACTTGCTGAAGGGTGGGCAGATGGAGCGTCATGAGCGTGTATTTGCGAGCTGTGAGGCTGTGCTCCGGCTGCAGGACCGGCTCGCGCTGTGCGGGAAGAAGCCGATTAACGAGCGGCATCCGTTCGTGCAGTCGTACATGTGGAATCGGTCCCGTCTCGTGATGACAAGACCGCCCTATTCAGACGTGCCCAGCATTCATATTCGAAACTTCATCGTGAAGGATGTGACACTGGAGCAGCTCGTGGAGCTGGGCACGCTGAATACGCGAATGGCGCAGCTGCTACGGCTGCTCGTTCGTCATCACGCCAGCATACTCATCGGCGGCGGGACGGCGACCGGGAAGACGACGTTTCTGTTCGCGCTGGCGAATGAAATTCCGGAGCACGAGCGTATTCGGACGCTGGAGAAGGAGTTCGAGGTGGCGCTTCGGGAGCGGCTTCGCGGAACGCGCAACATTTTGGCCGTGCGAGAGGTGGAGGATATGAAGCTGACGATGGAGGAGGCATTCAAGCCGCTGCTCGTCATGAGTCCGCACTGGGTCATCGTCGGCGAGGCGAAGGGGGCGGAGGTGTCGCAGATGGTGCAGGGTGCGCTTCGCGGTCACGATATGATGGGGACGATGCATACGAAGTACAGGGAATCGTTCATCAGCGACGTCGTGGACATGATCAAGCAGGACGGACGGCATCACGATACGGCGGATACGATCTGTCGGGTGGCGCGGGCATTCAATATTATCGTGTTCCTGCGGATCGTTCAGGTCGACGGGAAGCCAAGACGCATCGTCACCGAGATTACGGAGCTATATGTGGATCGGGAAGGGGCAGTGCAGATCAAGCCGCTGGTCGAATGGAGCTACATGAAGCAATGCTGGCAGTTCACGGAGCATCGCTTCAGCCATTCCTTGACCGGACATCTGCTCGCGAACGGAGCGCAGGCTGCCGATTTCGAAGAGTTGGGGGTATGGGAACGATGCAGGGAGCTGTAG
- a CDS encoding ABC transporter substrate-binding protein, which translates to MKLLNSKVALPLVLSGMMAVTAACGGTTPASSGNATDNKPAAEAEKKDAPAAKTAEPVKVVWWHSMGGELGKAVDKLVTDYNASQDKVKVEAVFQGTYDESLNKMKASMDSKSGPALIQVYEIGSRFMIDSKAITPMQTFIDKEKYDVSSLEENILNYYRFDGKLYSMPFNTSNPILYYNKNMFKDAGLDPEKPPTTYEELAEAAKKLTKDGKAGASFAIYGWFMEQLFANQGAELVNNGNGRTQLATESLLASEPGVKTMTWWKQMIDDKTMLNLGRKTDDTKKAFAAGQIAMTLDSTASLRGIVNSAEGKFEVGTAFLPKPAGAKEGGVIVGGASLYIMNNRSDAEQQGAWDFIKFLADPKQQAVWSVNTGYFPITKKAYDEQLVKDNMTKYPQFKTAVDQLHSTKANLATQGAVMGVFPEARQLTEGAMEEILTGKKDAKTALEGAAKEITTKIGNYNKTVSK; encoded by the coding sequence ATGAAGCTTCTGAATTCGAAAGTAGCCTTGCCGCTCGTCCTGTCCGGGATGATGGCCGTAACTGCAGCATGTGGAGGTACAACACCAGCATCCAGCGGTAACGCAACAGACAACAAGCCTGCTGCCGAGGCTGAGAAGAAGGACGCTCCTGCTGCGAAGACTGCTGAGCCGGTCAAGGTCGTATGGTGGCACTCGATGGGCGGCGAGCTCGGCAAAGCGGTAGACAAGCTCGTAACGGACTACAACGCTTCCCAGGACAAGGTGAAGGTTGAAGCTGTCTTCCAAGGCACGTACGATGAGAGCTTGAACAAGATGAAGGCGTCGATGGATTCCAAGAGCGGCCCTGCGCTTATTCAAGTATACGAAATCGGTAGCCGCTTCATGATCGACTCCAAGGCGATTACTCCGATGCAGACGTTTATCGATAAAGAGAAATACGATGTGTCCTCCCTCGAGGAGAACATTCTGAACTACTACCGCTTCGACGGCAAGCTGTACTCGATGCCATTCAACACGTCGAACCCGATTCTGTACTACAACAAGAACATGTTCAAGGATGCAGGTCTTGATCCGGAGAAGCCGCCGACTACGTATGAAGAGCTGGCGGAAGCGGCGAAGAAGCTGACCAAGGACGGCAAAGCCGGTGCATCGTTCGCCATCTACGGCTGGTTCATGGAGCAGCTGTTCGCGAACCAAGGCGCGGAGCTTGTGAACAATGGCAACGGTCGTACACAGCTGGCTACCGAGTCGCTCCTAGCTAGCGAGCCAGGCGTGAAGACGATGACTTGGTGGAAGCAGATGATCGACGACAAGACGATGCTGAACCTCGGTCGCAAAACAGACGACACAAAGAAAGCGTTCGCTGCAGGTCAAATCGCGATGACGCTTGACTCGACAGCTTCCCTCCGCGGCATCGTAAACTCCGCTGAAGGCAAGTTCGAGGTAGGTACAGCATTCCTGCCGAAGCCAGCTGGCGCTAAAGAAGGCGGCGTGATCGTCGGCGGCGCGAGCTTGTACATCATGAACAATCGCTCCGACGCAGAGCAGCAGGGCGCATGGGACTTCATCAAGTTCCTGGCTGATCCGAAGCAGCAAGCGGTCTGGTCTGTGAACACAGGCTACTTCCCGATCACGAAGAAGGCTTATGACGAGCAGCTGGTGAAGGACAACATGACGAAGTATCCGCAGTTCAAGACAGCGGTAGACCAACTGCACAGCACGAAGGCGAACCTTGCGACGCAGGGCGCGGTCATGGGCGTATTCCCTGAAGCTCGTCAGCTGACTGAGGGCGCGATGGAAGAGATCTTGACAGGCAAGAAGGATGCGAAGACTGCACTTGAAGGTGCAGCGAAAGAAATTACGACGAAGATCGGCAACTACAACAAGACCGTATCGAAGTAA
- a CDS encoding serine/threonine-protein kinase: MHNTPNALQTGTLVAERYRILAPLGSGGMSRVWLAEDLKLRGKRWAVKELNWCGAAAAGGVTTEEEHAVWRRLMAAEAETMSRLSHPSLPHIIDVVPNHASGRLYLIMDFIEGETVQARFQRQGCQMDVHDVIDMALQLCGLLEYLHSIQPEPVIHRDLKPSNLMIDAAGKVRLIDFGTARSFKVGRANDTVNLGTIGFAAPEQFEADRQSDPRTDLYGVGALMYYLLCGGLHYHPARPMEEAEQRIPPALRRIVQRLLRADPDERFRSAAETAAALCGCQVELAGKQPGQRTALTFEPSAGPGGVGLVWTPPRIIAVGGLYSGAGATFTTLVLAQALDALEVPHAVIEPPGHDAELAALLTASRRSSSHRRSYQEELELGAATIGHTYWQSGHTLWLPAASDELSAWKQRDEVTLDTAGSWLKLFHTLRRPVVIVDIGADWERPAVQALLETATDLIYVADPLIHKLQQAACSRRLRLLYEGGGHPVHASRRTFAFANKCVSAGDKWLKLLPEPPACQLPAVSFDEIVEACWKGQLPSEHPRIRAATGPLVQSWLRKWLPTDGVTPERSSGAVLVKRALRSWFS; encoded by the coding sequence ATGCACAATACACCGAATGCTCTACAGACTGGCACACTTGTGGCCGAGCGATATCGGATACTGGCGCCGCTTGGGAGCGGGGGCATGAGTCGGGTATGGCTCGCCGAGGATCTGAAGCTGCGGGGCAAGCGCTGGGCCGTCAAGGAGCTGAATTGGTGCGGTGCCGCAGCAGCAGGGGGTGTGACCACAGAAGAGGAGCACGCTGTATGGAGAAGGCTGATGGCGGCCGAGGCGGAGACGATGAGTCGGCTGTCTCATCCTAGCTTACCGCACATTATCGACGTCGTGCCGAATCATGCTTCCGGACGTCTATATCTCATTATGGATTTCATTGAAGGCGAGACGGTGCAGGCTCGGTTCCAACGGCAAGGCTGTCAGATGGATGTTCATGATGTGATCGACATGGCGCTGCAGTTGTGCGGCTTGCTCGAATATTTGCACAGCATTCAACCCGAGCCAGTCATTCATCGGGACTTGAAGCCTTCCAACCTGATGATTGATGCAGCCGGCAAGGTAAGGCTGATCGACTTCGGGACCGCCCGAAGCTTCAAGGTCGGTAGAGCCAATGACACGGTGAATCTCGGCACGATCGGCTTCGCAGCGCCAGAGCAGTTCGAGGCTGACCGACAGTCGGACCCGCGCACCGATCTATATGGAGTCGGCGCCCTCATGTACTATCTGCTGTGCGGCGGGCTGCACTATCACCCCGCTCGCCCGATGGAGGAAGCGGAGCAGCGTATTCCGCCTGCGCTAAGGCGTATCGTCCAGCGGCTGCTGCGCGCGGACCCGGATGAGCGATTCCGCAGCGCTGCCGAGACGGCAGCCGCGCTCTGTGGCTGCCAAGTGGAGCTGGCGGGCAAGCAGCCTGGGCAGCGCACAGCGCTGACATTCGAGCCGTCGGCCGGGCCCGGCGGCGTCGGCCTAGTGTGGACGCCGCCGCGCATTATAGCGGTAGGCGGGTTGTATAGCGGAGCGGGTGCGACGTTCACGACGCTTGTGCTGGCGCAAGCGCTGGATGCGCTTGAGGTGCCTCACGCCGTCATCGAGCCCCCGGGGCATGACGCGGAGCTTGCGGCGTTGCTGACGGCAAGCCGCAGGTCTTCCTCGCATCGCCGCTCGTATCAGGAGGAGCTGGAGCTGGGAGCTGCAACGATTGGCCATACGTACTGGCAATCGGGGCACACGCTGTGGCTGCCGGCTGCAAGTGATGAGCTGTCAGCGTGGAAGCAGAGGGACGAGGTCACACTGGATACGGCGGGCAGCTGGCTGAAGCTGTTTCACACGTTGCGAAGACCGGTTGTCATTGTGGACATTGGAGCTGATTGGGAGCGGCCGGCGGTGCAAGCGCTGCTGGAGACGGCAACCGATCTGATCTATGTTGCAGATCCGCTCATTCACAAGCTGCAGCAAGCAGCCTGCAGCAGACGGCTGCGACTGCTCTATGAAGGCGGGGGACACCCCGTCCATGCTTCCCGCCGAACGTTCGCGTTCGCGAACAAGTGTGTGTCCGCTGGCGACAAGTGGCTCAAGCTTCTGCCGGAGCCGCCCGCTTGCCAGCTTCCCGCCGTCTCCTTCGATGAGATCGTCGAGGCATGCTGGAAGGGGCAGCTGCCCTCGGAGCATCCGAGAATCCGGGCGGCGACGGGCCCTCTTGTCCAATCGTGGCTGCGCAAGTGGCTACCGACCGATGGGGTAACACCCGAGCGTAGCAGCGGAGCGGTCCTCGTGAAGCGAGCGCTGCGAAGCTGGTTTAGTTAA